Proteins found in one Candidatus Methylomirabilota bacterium genomic segment:
- a CDS encoding enoyl-CoA hydratase-related protein, giving the protein MDEAPVRVERAGAVVWCTLARPPLNLLEPALIHAVRETFGALARDPGVRVAVLTGSGRAFSAGMDVRVLRTLDVPGARALITALHEAIETVHHAPFPVIAAVNGPSLGAGFELALACDLRLAVAGAPLGLPEVRVGVPAVIEAALLPALVGPGRAGEMLLTGEAIAAERALEWGLVNRVVQAGRLRAAVDEMVAYILAGGTTAIRLQKELMLRWRYADLASAIRYGINAFAMAYATGEPAEGASAFLEKRAPKFEGAP; this is encoded by the coding sequence ATGGACGAGGCACCGGTGCGCGTCGAGCGGGCGGGCGCGGTCGTCTGGTGCACGCTCGCCCGGCCGCCGCTCAACCTGCTCGAGCCCGCGCTCATCCACGCTGTTCGCGAGACGTTCGGGGCGCTGGCCCGCGACCCCGGGGTGCGGGTGGCGGTGCTCACGGGCAGTGGCCGCGCCTTCAGCGCGGGGATGGACGTTCGCGTCCTGCGCACGCTCGACGTCCCGGGGGCCAGGGCGCTGATCACGGCGCTCCACGAGGCGATCGAGACGGTCCACCATGCGCCGTTCCCCGTCATCGCCGCGGTGAACGGGCCGAGCCTGGGCGCGGGCTTCGAGCTGGCGCTGGCGTGCGACCTGCGCCTGGCGGTGGCGGGGGCCCCGCTCGGTCTGCCGGAGGTGCGAGTGGGGGTGCCCGCGGTCATCGAGGCGGCGCTGCTTCCGGCGTTGGTCGGGCCCGGGCGCGCAGGGGAGATGCTGCTCACGGGGGAGGCGATCGCCGCGGAGCGCGCGCTCGAGTGGGGGCTGGTCAACCGCGTGGTGCAGGCCGGGCGCCTGCGCGCGGCCGTCGACGAGATGGTCGCTTACATCCTGGCCGGCGGGACCACGGCGATCCGCCTCCAGAAGGAGCTGATGCTGCGCTGGCGCTACGCCGACCTCGCCAGCGCCATCCGTTACGGCATCAACGCCTTCGCCATGGCCTACGCGACGGGCGAGCCGGCCGAGGGAGCGTCCGCGTTCCTCGAGAAGCGGGCGCCGAAGTTCGAGGGCGCGCCCTGA
- a CDS encoding rhodanese-like domain-containing protein, which translates to MDEITPQELKARIDAQAAPVLVDVRQDWETKLCRLPNAVHIPIEEIEFRTDELNPADEIVVYCHQGVRSAAVAHYLRGLGFGNVKNLMGGLDHWARAVDPGMRRY; encoded by the coding sequence GTGGACGAGATCACCCCCCAGGAGCTGAAAGCGCGAATCGACGCCCAGGCCGCGCCGGTCCTGGTCGACGTGCGGCAGGACTGGGAGACGAAGCTCTGCCGCCTCCCGAATGCCGTCCACATCCCCATCGAGGAGATCGAGTTCCGAACCGACGAGCTGAACCCCGCCGACGAGATCGTCGTCTACTGTCATCAGGGGGTGCGGAGCGCCGCCGTGGCCCATTATCTGCGCGGCCTGGGCTTCGGGAACGTGAAGAACCTCATGGGCGGACTCGACCACTGGGCGCGCGCCGTCGATCCCGGCATGCGGCGGTACTGA
- a CDS encoding alpha/beta fold hydrolase has translation MPELRLLGGRLDGLALHYVVEGRGPAVVLVHGLGGFAESWRHNFDALAQRATVYAVDLPGFGRSAKPFAQYNLAFFAAALHGFLEALGVHHASLVGHSLGGAFVLTYALTHPARVDRVALVGGLVPGFGYRPSRVYRLLALRGIGEALALCGCAPVYRAALARCFYRPAPDEIAFLVECGYGARTGWDARAAYLATLRAARRDFERYRTEYRRALASLDIPVLAIHGRQDLVIPAAHCAEVAGGLARAEVRWIDACGHFPQIEHAQTVNEWLAEFLVARPAPR, from the coding sequence ATGCCCGAGCTTCGGCTGCTGGGAGGACGGCTCGACGGGCTTGCCCTCCACTACGTGGTGGAAGGGCGCGGCCCGGCCGTGGTGCTGGTCCACGGTCTGGGCGGCTTCGCGGAGTCGTGGCGGCACAACTTCGACGCCCTGGCCCAGCGGGCCACCGTCTATGCCGTCGATCTCCCCGGCTTCGGACGCTCGGCGAAGCCCTTCGCCCAGTACAACCTGGCCTTCTTCGCCGCGGCGCTCCACGGCTTTCTCGAGGCGCTGGGCGTGCACCACGCCTCGCTGGTCGGCCATTCCCTGGGCGGCGCCTTCGTGCTGACCTATGCGCTCACCCATCCCGCGCGCGTGGACCGGGTGGCGCTCGTCGGCGGGCTCGTGCCCGGCTTTGGTTATCGGCCGTCGCGGGTGTACCGCCTGCTGGCGCTCCGCGGTATCGGCGAGGCGCTGGCGCTCTGCGGGTGCGCGCCCGTGTACCGCGCGGCCCTGGCGCGCTGCTTCTATCGCCCCGCGCCGGACGAGATCGCGTTCCTGGTGGAGTGCGGCTACGGGGCGCGGACGGGCTGGGACGCCCGCGCCGCGTATCTGGCCACGCTGCGGGCGGCGCGCCGCGACTTCGAGCGGTACCGGACCGAATACCGGCGCGCGCTGGCCTCGCTCGACATTCCGGTTCTGGCGATCCACGGGCGGCAAGACCTCGTGATTCCAGCCGCGCATTGCGCGGAGGTCGCGGGCGGGCTGGCCCGGGCGGAAGTGCGCTGGATCGACGCCTGCGGGCACTTCCCGCAGATCGAGCACGCGCAGACGGTCAACGAGTGGCTGGCCGAGTTCCTGGTGGCCCGCCCCGCGCCACGCTGA
- a CDS encoding D-cysteine desulfhydrase family protein yields MATAAPPIPRVELALGPTPILKLERLSRELGLELWVKRDDLTGLLESGNKIRKLEFLVGEALAQRADTLITCGTLQSNCCRAVSAVAARLGLKAILALKGGPPDEYDGNLLLDRLLGAEIRYCDDAEWDKIDQVLADLEARVRAQGRTPYVIPESGATVTGALGYLSCGQELAQQIRQGAPDFDTVAITAFSGGSHAGLLMAKQLTGLRGQIVSIPIAWEAERVRAYVTDVIKRARGRYSLDVEVPDTIRLIDGYQGGGRAEVRQAALETVVRVARTEGIVLDPVYTAKAFYGLLDALRREPGAFGRRVCFIHTGGIFSIFPFRRALSQFLDAQT; encoded by the coding sequence ATGGCCACAGCGGCGCCCCCGATCCCCCGCGTGGAGCTGGCGCTGGGTCCCACGCCGATTCTCAAGCTCGAGCGCCTGTCGCGCGAGCTGGGCCTGGAGCTGTGGGTCAAGCGCGACGACCTCACCGGGCTGCTGGAGAGCGGCAACAAGATCCGAAAGCTCGAGTTCCTGGTGGGCGAGGCCCTGGCCCAGCGGGCCGATACGCTCATCACCTGCGGGACGCTCCAGTCCAACTGTTGTCGGGCCGTGTCCGCGGTGGCCGCCCGCCTGGGCCTGAAGGCGATCCTCGCGCTCAAGGGGGGGCCGCCCGACGAGTACGACGGCAATCTCCTGCTCGATCGGCTGCTGGGCGCCGAGATCCGCTATTGCGACGACGCCGAATGGGACAAGATCGACCAGGTGCTGGCCGACCTCGAGGCGCGCGTGCGCGCGCAGGGCCGCACCCCGTACGTGATCCCCGAGAGCGGAGCCACGGTCACCGGCGCGCTCGGGTACCTCAGCTGCGGGCAGGAGCTGGCGCAGCAGATCCGCCAGGGCGCGCCCGACTTCGATACGGTGGCGATCACCGCGTTCAGCGGCGGCAGTCACGCCGGGCTCCTGATGGCCAAGCAGCTCACCGGTCTCCGTGGCCAGATCGTATCCATCCCGATTGCGTGGGAGGCGGAGCGGGTGCGGGCCTACGTGACCGACGTGATCAAGCGGGCGCGCGGCCGCTACAGCCTGGACGTGGAGGTCCCCGACACCATCCGCCTGATCGACGGCTACCAGGGCGGAGGCCGCGCCGAGGTGCGACAGGCCGCGCTGGAGACGGTGGTCCGGGTCGCGCGAACGGAGGGCATCGTTCTGGACCCGGTCTACACGGCCAAGGCCTTCTACGGTCTGCTCGATGCGCTGCGCCGCGAGCCTGGCGCCTTCGGGCGGCGGGTCTGCTTCATCCACACCGGAGGCATCTTCAGCATCTTTCCATTCCGTCGCGCGCTCAGCCAGTTCCTCGACGCCCAGACCTGA